The proteins below are encoded in one region of Rhizobacter sp.:
- a CDS encoding TolC family outer membrane protein — MTGARRLRVSAVVVAAGAVLFAPAAWSLDLLQAWQRAEQHAPESAVARAAREAGAARGEQARALWRPSVVLEGGVSYANGETAVRGAQFSAPGFGSATGVAFDTSVTGGTATRYALGLRQPVYNRERSAQAESLAIAADAAQHEWAQARQELMLRTAELYFNAALAAERLQLLQRQQRAVDKAATEARDRFRLGDRPVTDVHEATARAASLDAERLAAQTQLELARNALADVTGMAGLNEPTETLALPSGAPVDDIGALPDWLARAERHNLGLKLAEASLRAAEARSRASAAAFSPTVDVVAQVARERLSGDGDFGTASSTARNSAVGVQLAIPLYTGGMRSAQATEARALTTKAQASLDQARQRVAQQTRAAWLDLAVGRSRISALATALDASRARLDATRVGLRAGDRSTLDLLNAENDASAAELALLEARTRLIVHRLQLAALAGELDDATVQHANALLHTPRP; from the coding sequence ATGACCGGCGCACGGCGCCTGCGTGTATCGGCGGTCGTTGTGGCCGCAGGGGCCGTGCTGTTTGCACCTGCCGCCTGGTCACTCGACCTCCTGCAAGCCTGGCAGCGCGCCGAGCAACACGCACCCGAATCGGCCGTCGCCCGCGCTGCACGCGAGGCCGGCGCGGCGCGCGGCGAGCAGGCGAGGGCCTTGTGGCGGCCGAGCGTCGTGCTCGAAGGCGGCGTGTCGTATGCCAACGGCGAAACCGCCGTGCGCGGCGCGCAGTTCTCGGCCCCCGGCTTCGGCTCGGCCACCGGCGTGGCATTCGACACCTCGGTCACGGGCGGCACCGCCACGCGTTACGCGCTCGGCCTGCGCCAGCCGGTCTACAACCGCGAGCGCAGCGCGCAGGCCGAGTCGCTCGCCATCGCGGCCGACGCGGCCCAGCACGAGTGGGCCCAGGCGCGGCAGGAGCTGATGCTGCGCACCGCCGAGCTCTACTTCAACGCGGCGCTGGCCGCCGAGCGGCTGCAGCTGCTGCAGCGCCAGCAGCGCGCCGTCGACAAGGCCGCCACCGAAGCGCGAGACCGCTTCCGCCTTGGCGACCGCCCGGTGACCGACGTACACGAGGCCACCGCACGCGCTGCCTCGCTCGACGCCGAGCGCCTAGCCGCCCAGACCCAGCTCGAACTCGCCCGCAACGCCCTGGCCGACGTGACCGGCATGGCGGGCCTGAACGAGCCCACCGAGACGCTCGCCCTGCCCAGCGGCGCCCCGGTCGACGACATCGGCGCGCTGCCCGACTGGCTGGCCCGTGCCGAGCGGCACAACCTCGGGCTGAAGCTCGCCGAGGCCTCGCTGCGCGCAGCCGAAGCGCGCTCGCGTGCGTCGGCCGCAGCCTTCTCGCCCACCGTCGACGTGGTGGCGCAGGTGGCGCGCGAGCGCCTCTCGGGCGATGGTGATTTCGGCACCGCCAGCAGCACCGCCCGCAACAGTGCGGTGGGCGTGCAGCTCGCCATTCCGCTCTACACCGGCGGCATGCGCAGCGCCCAGGCCACCGAAGCCCGCGCGCTCACGACCAAGGCGCAAGCCTCGCTCGACCAGGCACGCCAGCGCGTGGCCCAGCAGACCCGCGCCGCATGGCTCGATCTCGCGGTCGGCAGGAGCCGCATCTCGGCGCTCGCCACCGCGCTCGACGCCAGCCGCGCCCGCCTCGACGCCACGCGCGTAGGCCTGCGGGCCGGCGACCGCAGCACGCTCGACCTGCTCAACGCCGAGAACGACGCCTCGGCTGCCGAACTCGCGCTGCTCGAAGCACGCACCCGTCTCATCGTCCATCGCCTGCAGCTCGCCGCCCTGGCGGGGGAGCTCGACGACGCCACCGTGCAGCACGCCAACGCCTTGCTACACACCCCTCGTCCCTGA
- the trxC gene encoding thioredoxin TrxC has translation MQLVCPACGTKNRVPDQRLADAPICGRCSTELMAAKPVALSDERFPSFIDGTELPVVVDFWAEWCGPCRMMAPQFEQAAAQMPQVRFAKVDTEASPQASVRNRIRSIPTMVLYHRGAEVARKSGAMSAGDIQRWVQSQLAASGAAS, from the coding sequence ATGCAACTCGTCTGCCCCGCCTGCGGCACCAAGAACCGGGTGCCCGACCAACGCCTCGCCGATGCCCCGATCTGCGGCCGATGCAGCACCGAGCTGATGGCGGCGAAACCCGTGGCGCTCAGCGACGAGCGCTTCCCGTCCTTCATCGACGGCACCGAGCTGCCGGTGGTGGTCGACTTCTGGGCCGAGTGGTGCGGCCCCTGCCGGATGATGGCGCCGCAGTTCGAGCAAGCCGCGGCGCAGATGCCGCAGGTGCGCTTCGCCAAGGTCGACACCGAGGCCTCGCCCCAGGCCAGCGTGCGCAACCGCATCCGCAGCATCCCGACGATGGTGCTCTACCACCGCGGCGCGGAGGTGGCGCGCAAGAGCGGCGCCATGTCGGCTGGCGACATCCAGCGCTGGGTGCAGTCGCAGCTTGCCGCGAGCGGGGCGGCGTCATGA
- a CDS encoding DUF2892 domain-containing protein yields the protein MSSWQLVRLFAGSFILLSLALGVPGSMLFVSTWWLAFTAFVGVNLLQSSFTRWCPLEIILRKLGVPAGC from the coding sequence ATGAGCTCATGGCAACTCGTCCGCCTGTTCGCAGGCAGTTTCATCCTCTTGTCGCTCGCGCTCGGCGTGCCCGGCAGCATGCTCTTCGTGAGCACCTGGTGGCTGGCGTTCACCGCCTTCGTGGGCGTGAACCTGCTGCAAAGCTCGTTCACGCGCTGGTGCCCGCTCGAGATCATCTTGCGCAAGCTCGGCGTGCCCGCGGGCTGCTGA
- a CDS encoding efflux RND transporter permease subunit, giving the protein MRKLRRRGADVNVSGRIARFFQSAQITPLLALVALLLGAFAVMVTPREEEPQINVTMANVLIPFPGASVADVEQMVATPAEQVLSQIAGTEHVMSVSRPGLAVITVQFKVGVPRTEALVRLYDTVHANADWLPRGLGAGEPIVKPKGIDDVPIVTLTLYAKDADTGAQDLERVAHTLEAEIKRVPGTRTVATVGGPGRAVRVEIDPARMAGAGVTVAELRQALQSANLGTPVGELLGGDRSVALEAGPFLRDARDVGSLVVSVRNGKPVFLQDVARVADGPLPPQRYVWHGTKEGDSPAVTIAITKKPGENAIAVADAVMERVQSARNTLIPANVMVAETRNYGATANDKAMKLIQKLLFATASVVALVFVALGRREAAIVGSAVILTLTVTLFASWAWGFTLNRVSLFALIFSIGILVDDAIVVVENIHRHMALHPEKTLAELIPGAVDEVGGPTILATLTVIAALLPMAFVSGLMGPYMSPIPINASMGMLLSLAIAFIVTPWLARLWMKHTGHAHQEPKGLAAKLGPLFDRIFRPLLDARRGGRNRKLLGLAVAGLIAVSLVLPALGLVVLKMLPFDNKSEFQVIVDMPAGTPLERTAAVLRELGAHVAAQPEVTDYQAYAGTAAPINFNGLVRQYDLRSGGEVGDLQVNLVDKHQRSEQSHAIATRLRPALQKIGQRHGANVKVVEVPPGPPVLSPIVAEVYGPEAQGRREVAQAVRKVFEQTAGVVDVDDSGIADAPRKLLLVDRRKAAMLGVPQAAIVSTLRAGLAGEAAAYLHDQSKYPAAAMIQLPAESHGDLNALLQLGVRGAAGQVVPIRELVTVSDTLREQPIHHKDGLPVHYVVGDMAGAVDSPLYGMFKMRGALAQVKTPGGGTLGETFIRQPTDPWRDYALKWDGEWQITYETFRDMGAAYAVGLVLIYLLVVAQFGSYLTPLIIMAPIPLTIVGVMPGHALLGAPFTATSMIGMIALAGIIVRNSILLVDFIRLQVAHGMPLEEAVVRSAATRAQPILLTGLAAMLGAFFILDDPIFNGLAISLIFGIFVSTVLTLVVIPLLYFVAYRHQSVPQPSSIPTEGATS; this is encoded by the coding sequence ATGCGCAAGCTGCGGCGAAGGGGCGCTGACGTGAACGTCTCGGGTCGCATCGCACGCTTCTTCCAGTCGGCGCAGATCACGCCGCTCCTGGCCCTGGTGGCGCTGCTGCTGGGTGCCTTCGCGGTGATGGTCACGCCGCGCGAGGAAGAGCCGCAGATCAACGTCACGATGGCCAACGTGCTGATCCCGTTCCCCGGGGCCTCGGTGGCCGACGTGGAGCAGATGGTGGCCACGCCCGCCGAGCAGGTGCTGTCGCAGATCGCCGGCACCGAGCACGTGATGAGCGTGTCGCGCCCGGGGCTGGCGGTGATCACGGTGCAGTTCAAGGTGGGCGTGCCGCGCACCGAGGCGCTGGTGCGCCTCTACGACACCGTGCATGCCAACGCCGACTGGCTGCCGCGTGGCCTGGGCGCGGGCGAGCCCATCGTCAAGCCCAAGGGCATCGACGACGTGCCCATCGTCACGCTCACGCTCTACGCGAAAGACGCCGACACCGGCGCCCAGGACCTCGAGCGTGTGGCCCACACGCTGGAAGCCGAGATCAAGCGCGTGCCCGGCACGCGCACGGTTGCCACCGTCGGCGGGCCGGGGCGTGCGGTGCGGGTCGAGATCGACCCGGCGCGCATGGCCGGGGCCGGTGTCACCGTGGCCGAGCTGCGGCAGGCGCTGCAATCGGCCAACCTCGGCACGCCGGTGGGCGAGCTGCTCGGCGGCGACCGCTCGGTGGCGCTGGAGGCCGGCCCCTTCCTGCGCGATGCGCGCGACGTGGGCTCGCTCGTGGTGAGCGTGCGCAACGGCAAGCCGGTGTTCCTGCAAGACGTGGCGCGTGTGGCCGACGGCCCGCTGCCACCGCAGCGCTATGTGTGGCACGGCACGAAGGAGGGCGACTCCCCCGCCGTGACCATCGCCATCACCAAGAAGCCCGGCGAAAACGCGATCGCCGTTGCCGACGCAGTGATGGAGCGCGTGCAATCGGCACGCAACACGCTGATCCCCGCCAACGTGATGGTGGCCGAGACGCGCAACTACGGCGCCACCGCCAACGACAAGGCGATGAAGCTGATCCAGAAGCTGCTGTTCGCGACGGCTTCCGTGGTGGCGCTCGTGTTCGTGGCGCTCGGCCGGCGCGAGGCCGCCATCGTGGGCAGCGCGGTGATCCTCACGCTCACGGTCACGCTCTTCGCCTCGTGGGCCTGGGGCTTCACGCTCAATCGGGTGTCGCTCTTCGCGCTGATCTTCTCCATCGGCATCCTGGTCGACGACGCGATCGTGGTGGTGGAAAACATCCACCGCCACATGGCGCTGCACCCCGAGAAGACGCTCGCCGAGCTGATTCCCGGCGCCGTCGACGAGGTGGGCGGCCCCACCATCCTCGCCACGCTGACGGTGATCGCGGCACTCCTGCCGATGGCCTTCGTGAGCGGCCTCATGGGCCCGTACATGAGCCCCATCCCCATCAACGCGAGCATGGGCATGCTGCTGTCGCTGGCCATCGCCTTCATCGTCACGCCGTGGCTCGCCCGGCTGTGGATGAAGCACACCGGCCACGCGCATCAAGAGCCCAAGGGGCTGGCCGCCAAGCTCGGGCCGCTCTTCGACCGCATCTTCCGCCCGCTGCTCGACGCACGTCGCGGTGGCCGCAACCGCAAGCTGCTCGGCCTCGCGGTGGCGGGCCTCATCGCCGTCTCGCTCGTGCTGCCGGCGCTCGGCCTGGTGGTGCTCAAGATGCTGCCCTTCGACAACAAGTCGGAGTTCCAGGTCATCGTCGACATGCCCGCCGGCACGCCGCTCGAGCGCACGGCCGCCGTGCTGCGCGAGCTGGGTGCGCACGTGGCGGCGCAGCCCGAGGTCACCGACTACCAGGCCTATGCCGGCACCGCCGCGCCCATCAACTTCAACGGCCTGGTGCGCCAGTACGACCTGCGCTCGGGCGGCGAGGTGGGTGACCTGCAGGTCAACCTCGTCGACAAGCACCAGCGCAGCGAGCAGAGCCACGCCATCGCCACCCGCCTGCGCCCGGCACTGCAGAAGATCGGCCAGCGCCACGGCGCCAACGTGAAGGTGGTGGAAGTGCCGCCCGGCCCGCCCGTGCTCTCGCCCATCGTGGCCGAGGTCTACGGCCCCGAGGCGCAGGGCCGCCGCGAGGTGGCGCAGGCGGTGCGCAAGGTGTTCGAGCAGACCGCCGGTGTGGTGGATGTCGACGACTCCGGCATCGCCGATGCGCCGCGCAAGCTGCTGCTGGTCGACCGCCGCAAGGCCGCGATGCTGGGCGTGCCTCAGGCCGCCATTGTGAGCACGCTGCGCGCGGGCCTGGCCGGCGAGGCCGCCGCCTACCTGCACGACCAGAGCAAGTACCCGGCGGCGGCCATGATCCAGCTGCCGGCCGAAAGCCACGGCGACCTCAATGCGCTCTTGCAGCTCGGCGTGCGCGGCGCGGCGGGGCAGGTGGTGCCCATCCGCGAGCTGGTGACGGTGAGCGACACGCTGCGCGAGCAGCCCATCCACCACAAGGACGGCTTGCCGGTGCACTACGTGGTGGGCGACATGGCCGGTGCGGTCGACAGCCCGCTCTACGGCATGTTCAAGATGCGCGGTGCACTCGCACAGGTGAAGACGCCGGGCGGCGGCACGCTCGGCGAGACCTTCATCCGCCAGCCCACCGACCCGTGGCGCGACTACGCCCTCAAGTGGGACGGCGAATGGCAGATCACCTACGAGACCTTCCGCGACATGGGTGCGGCCTATGCGGTGGGCCTGGTGCTGATCTACCTGCTGGTCGTCGCGCAGTTCGGCTCGTACCTCACGCCGCTCATCATCATGGCGCCCATCCCGCTCACCATCGTGGGCGTGATGCCGGGCCATGCGCTGCTGGGGGCGCCGTTCACCGCCACCAGCATGATCGGCATGATCGCGCTGGCCGGGATCATCGTGCGCAACTCCATCCTGCTGGTCGACTTCATCCGGCTGCAGGTCGCCCACGGCATGCCGCTCGAAGAGGCGGTGGTGCGCTCGGCCGCCACCCGCGCGCAGCCCATCCTGCTCACGGGCCTCGCCGCCATGCTGGGCGCGTTTTTCATCCTCGACGACCCGATCTTCAACGGGCTCGCCATCTCGCTGATCTTCGGCATCTTCGTCAGCACGGTGCTCACGCTCGTCGTGATCCCGCTGCTGTATTTCGTGGCCTACCGGCACCAGAGCGTGCCGCAGCCGTCTTCCATCCCCACTGAAGGAGCAACGTCATGA
- a CDS encoding efflux RND transporter periplasmic adaptor subunit produces the protein MKHISTRAALFAGPLAWAIGFAFAASASVAAPAELVAVQVAAASGAQANAYDGVVEAVRQTVIAAQVPGAVVAVNVKAGERVKGGQVLLRLDARAAEQQAAAAAAQVQAAHAAQEAATREFERQKQLFQQNYISQAALERAESQHKSAQAQAAAQLASAGAARTESGFYTVKAPYDGIVSEVSVVLGDMAMPGRALVTVYDPAQLRVTASVPQTAAPESGAAPLAEVPGAAAGRITPLRWQVLPAVDAATHTVQLRLELPPGTALSPGMFARAWLPARGEAGQRIAVPVSAVVRRAELAGVYVIGADGRPLLRQVRLGPVNGSQVEVLSGLKAGERVALDAQAAAKGR, from the coding sequence ATGAAGCACATTTCGACGCGCGCGGCGCTCTTCGCCGGCCCGCTGGCATGGGCGATTGGCTTCGCCTTTGCGGCGAGTGCTTCAGTGGCGGCTCCGGCCGAGTTGGTGGCCGTCCAGGTGGCTGCCGCCTCGGGCGCACAGGCCAATGCCTACGACGGCGTGGTGGAGGCCGTGCGCCAGACGGTCATTGCCGCCCAGGTGCCAGGCGCGGTGGTCGCGGTGAACGTGAAGGCGGGCGAGCGGGTGAAGGGCGGCCAGGTGTTGCTGCGGCTGGACGCGCGCGCCGCCGAGCAGCAGGCCGCTGCCGCCGCCGCGCAGGTGCAGGCCGCGCATGCCGCGCAAGAGGCCGCCACCCGCGAGTTCGAGCGGCAGAAGCAGCTCTTCCAGCAGAACTACATCAGCCAGGCGGCGCTCGAGCGGGCCGAATCGCAGCACAAGTCGGCGCAGGCGCAGGCCGCCGCGCAGTTGGCCTCGGCCGGGGCGGCACGCACCGAGTCGGGCTTCTACACGGTAAAGGCGCCGTATGACGGCATCGTCTCCGAGGTGTCGGTGGTGCTGGGGGACATGGCCATGCCTGGCCGCGCGCTGGTGACGGTGTACGACCCGGCGCAGCTGCGCGTCACCGCGTCGGTGCCGCAGACCGCCGCTCCCGAGTCGGGCGCCGCGCCGCTCGCCGAAGTGCCGGGCGCCGCGGCCGGTCGCATCACGCCGTTGCGCTGGCAGGTGCTGCCGGCGGTCGACGCAGCCACGCACACGGTGCAGCTGCGACTCGAGTTGCCGCCGGGCACGGCCTTGTCGCCGGGCATGTTCGCCCGCGCCTGGCTGCCGGCGCGCGGCGAGGCGGGGCAGCGCATCGCGGTGCCGGTGAGCGCCGTGGTGCGCCGTGCCGAGCTGGCCGGCGTGTACGTGATCGGTGCCGATGGTCGCCCACTCTTGCGCCAGGTGCGCCTGGGGCCGGTCAACGGTAGTCAAGTCGAGGTGCTCTCCGGCCTCAAGGCCGGCGAGCGTGTGGCGCTCGATGCGCAAGCTGCGGCGAAGGGGCGCTGA
- a CDS encoding helix-turn-helix transcriptional regulator — translation MQGLTPEALAQVAAYFQALSEPTRLQILNLLRGGEHNVGELATACGYTSANISRHLALLMKHGLVTREGRGTAVYYRIADESVYALCDLVCGSIARQWDKSAQDRKAFARVKAPSPVGRSKRV, via the coding sequence ATGCAAGGTTTGACTCCCGAGGCGCTGGCGCAGGTCGCCGCCTATTTCCAGGCGCTGTCGGAACCGACGCGCCTGCAGATCCTCAATCTGCTTCGCGGCGGCGAACACAACGTCGGCGAGCTGGCCACGGCCTGCGGCTACACCTCGGCCAACATCTCGCGCCACCTGGCGCTGCTGATGAAACACGGCCTGGTGACACGTGAAGGCCGCGGCACCGCGGTCTACTACCGCATCGCCGACGAGTCGGTGTACGCCCTGTGCGACCTGGTCTGCGGCAGCATCGCCCGCCAGTGGGACAAGAGCGCCCAAGACCGCAAGGCCTTCGCGCGCGTCAAGGCGCCGAGCCCGGTCGGGCGCAGCAAGCGGGTGTGA
- a CDS encoding general secretion pathway protein GspB — protein MSYILDALRRADSERERGAVPSLHSKQIAHGVADGDDGDEPAGRSVQPLWWAVGGLSLALVGMAAWLVLGRSAVEPEPVRVAPPVAQAPVLPAPSPVLETPPAAAPQPAPEPVAAQPAPVERKSVPVSTAPARVAAAPKPAPKPAEKPVAAAPAAPRDEDTPVPSISELPDDIRRQLPTLSVSGASYSKNPASRMLILNGQVFKEGDRVANDLVLEQIRLKSAVLSFKGRRYSVSF, from the coding sequence ATGTCTTACATCCTTGATGCGCTGCGCAGGGCCGATTCGGAGCGGGAGCGTGGTGCCGTGCCCAGCCTGCACAGCAAGCAGATCGCGCATGGCGTGGCCGATGGCGACGACGGCGATGAGCCCGCGGGCCGCTCGGTGCAGCCGCTGTGGTGGGCCGTGGGTGGCTTGTCGCTGGCCCTGGTGGGCATGGCTGCCTGGCTGGTGCTTGGGCGCTCGGCGGTGGAGCCCGAGCCGGTGCGTGTCGCGCCGCCCGTGGCGCAAGCGCCGGTGCTGCCAGCGCCGTCCCCCGTGCTCGAAACCCCGCCCGCCGCCGCACCGCAGCCCGCTCCAGAGCCCGTGGCGGCACAGCCGGCGCCCGTTGAACGCAAGAGCGTTCCGGTGTCGACGGCGCCCGCACGAGTCGCCGCGGCACCCAAGCCCGCTCCCAAGCCGGCAGAGAAACCCGTGGCGGCAGCCCCTGCCGCACCGCGCGACGAAGACACGCCGGTGCCGTCGATCTCCGAGCTGCCGGACGACATCCGCCGTCAACTGCCGACGCTCTCGGTCAGCGGAGCCAGCTACTCGAAGAACCCGGCCAGCCGCATGCTCATCCTCAATGGGCAGGTGTTCAAGGAAGGCGACAGGGTCGCCAACGACCTGGTGCTGGAGCAGATCCGCCTGAAGAGTGCGGTGCTCTCGTTCAAGGGGCGGCGCTACAGCGTCAGTTTCTGA
- a CDS encoding AAA family ATPase translates to MYAKFFGLRQEPFSIAPDPRYLFMSERHREALAHLLYGLRGGGGFVLLTGEIGAGKTTVCRCFLEQIPKRCNVAYIFNPKLTVIELLRTVCEEFRIPLDAERVRSESVKEYLDPINEFLLKTHAVGQNNVLIIDEAQNLSPEVLEQLRLLTNLETSERKLLQIILIGQPELRDMLARPELEQLAQRVIARYHLKALTESETVQYIRHRLGVAGLSGMVPFDRAARKRIHELSRGVPRRINLLCDRSLLGAYAEGRSRVNREMVDHASAEVFGEADRPLSAAVSGFNRKPVYAAAAGLLAGALLFGVVSWVRDGGSGKTAAAAAASAVPAKAAVAATVASQPAAAASAVKPAPTLTLDGLRSETQAMRELAAAWKTPLAEADPCGTAARQQLQCFKSDDGGLAMLRALDRPGVLTVYDDAGKPVYVLLMSLGADSATLRGAGGATQTVLLSALAKSWRGEFATLWRTPPAYVGRVPVGQNGPVVDWVAQQVARAQGEALPNTPGTLDAALQERIANFQLAHGLKPDGRVGPITLMHLNRVAGVDEPRLLPTVASN, encoded by the coding sequence ATGTACGCCAAATTCTTCGGCCTGCGGCAAGAGCCGTTCTCCATCGCCCCCGACCCCCGCTACCTCTTCATGAGCGAGCGGCACCGCGAGGCGCTGGCGCATCTGCTGTATGGCCTGCGCGGCGGTGGTGGTTTCGTGCTGTTGACTGGCGAGATCGGCGCAGGCAAGACCACGGTGTGTCGCTGCTTCCTGGAGCAGATCCCCAAGCGCTGCAACGTCGCCTACATCTTCAACCCCAAGCTCACCGTCATCGAACTCCTGCGCACGGTGTGCGAGGAGTTCCGCATCCCGCTCGATGCCGAGCGCGTGCGCAGCGAGAGCGTCAAGGAATACCTCGACCCGATCAACGAGTTCCTGCTCAAGACCCACGCGGTCGGGCAGAACAACGTGCTCATCATCGACGAGGCGCAAAACCTCTCGCCTGAAGTGCTGGAGCAGCTGCGCCTCCTGACCAACCTCGAGACCAGCGAACGCAAGCTGCTGCAGATCATCCTCATCGGCCAGCCCGAGTTGCGCGACATGCTGGCCCGGCCCGAGCTCGAGCAGCTGGCGCAGCGCGTGATCGCGCGGTATCACCTCAAGGCGCTCACCGAGAGCGAGACGGTGCAGTACATCCGCCACCGCCTCGGCGTGGCGGGCCTGAGCGGCATGGTGCCGTTCGACCGTGCGGCGCGCAAACGCATCCACGAGCTGTCGCGCGGCGTGCCGCGCCGCATCAACCTGCTGTGCGACCGATCGCTTCTCGGCGCGTATGCCGAAGGCCGCTCGCGGGTGAACCGCGAGATGGTCGACCACGCCTCGGCCGAAGTCTTCGGCGAGGCCGACCGCCCGCTCTCCGCGGCCGTGAGCGGCTTCAACCGCAAGCCGGTTTACGCCGCTGCGGCCGGGCTGCTGGCGGGGGCGCTGCTCTTCGGCGTGGTGAGCTGGGTGCGCGACGGTGGCTCGGGCAAGACCGCTGCGGCTGCGGCGGCATCCGCCGTGCCCGCCAAGGCGGCCGTTGCGGCCACCGTGGCATCGCAGCCGGCTGCGGCGGCGTCTGCCGTGAAGCCTGCTCCCACGCTCACGCTCGACGGCTTGCGCAGCGAAACCCAGGCCATGCGCGAACTCGCGGCCGCCTGGAAGACGCCCCTGGCCGAGGCCGACCCGTGCGGCACCGCCGCGCGCCAGCAGCTGCAATGCTTCAAGAGCGACGACGGGGGCCTGGCCATGCTGCGCGCGCTTGACCGCCCCGGCGTGCTCACTGTCTACGACGACGCGGGCAAGCCCGTCTACGTGTTGCTGATGTCGCTCGGGGCCGACAGCGCCACCCTGCGCGGGGCCGGCGGGGCGACGCAGACCGTGCTGCTCTCGGCGCTGGCCAAGTCGTGGCGGGGCGAGTTCGCCACCCTCTGGCGCACGCCACCGGCCTACGTCGGCCGCGTGCCGGTGGGCCAGAACGGCCCGGTGGTCGACTGGGTGGCGCAACAGGTCGCGCGTGCGCAAGGCGAAGCCCTGCCGAACACGCCGGGCACGCTGGATGCCGCGCTGCAGGAGCGCATCGCGAATTTCCAGCTGGCACATGGCCTCAAACCCGATGGCCGGGTGGGGCCGATCACGCTGATGCACCTCAACCGGGTCGCAGGGGTCGACGAGCCCCGGCTGCTGCCCACCGTGGCGTCGAACTGA
- a CDS encoding MBL fold metallo-hydrolase, giving the protein MPKNPYYDPTKPHHRPEGFQNRHTEFTPKTLAEVLRWRFDATRHGLPKPPREPIPQVPADVAFLTRNALARHQMQPSVTWIGHATVMAQIGGLTLLTDPIFSTRASPVSFAGPKRHQPPGVPLEALPRIDLVLVSHNHYDHLDGASVDALHRQAGGPPLFVVPLGLKPWLATRGVRHAVELDWWDAHRLRHDGREVEVMLLPAHHWSARGLDDRMATLWGGFAVLADDCHLFYAGDTAYSRDFTDIRERLADRQGAGQGGGFDIALLPIGAYEPRWFMAGQHVNVEEAVKIHLDLGAKRSLGVHWGTFALTDEPLDEPPRVLKDVRTARGLAHDAFHTIAIGETLRLAPRR; this is encoded by the coding sequence ATGCCGAAGAACCCGTACTACGACCCGACCAAGCCGCATCACCGGCCCGAGGGCTTCCAGAACCGGCACACCGAGTTCACGCCCAAGACACTGGCGGAGGTCTTGCGATGGCGATTCGATGCGACGCGCCACGGGTTGCCCAAGCCGCCGCGCGAGCCGATTCCGCAGGTGCCGGCCGATGTGGCGTTCTTGACGCGCAACGCGCTCGCGCGCCACCAGATGCAGCCGTCCGTCACCTGGATCGGCCATGCCACGGTGATGGCGCAGATCGGCGGCCTCACCTTGCTCACCGATCCGATCTTCTCGACGCGCGCCTCTCCGGTGTCGTTCGCGGGGCCGAAGCGGCACCAGCCGCCAGGCGTGCCGCTCGAGGCCTTGCCGCGCATCGATCTCGTGCTCGTCTCGCACAACCACTACGACCATCTGGATGGCGCGTCGGTCGACGCCCTGCACCGGCAGGCCGGGGGGCCACCGCTCTTCGTGGTGCCGCTCGGGCTGAAGCCGTGGCTGGCCACGCGGGGCGTGCGGCACGCCGTCGAACTCGACTGGTGGGACGCGCACCGCCTGCGGCACGACGGCCGCGAGGTGGAGGTGATGCTGCTGCCGGCGCACCACTGGTCGGCGCGAGGCCTCGACGACCGGATGGCCACGCTCTGGGGCGGCTTCGCCGTGCTGGCCGACGACTGCCACCTCTTCTATGCCGGCGACACGGCCTATTCGCGCGACTTCACCGACATCCGCGAGCGCCTCGCCGATCGGCAAGGGGCGGGCCAAGGTGGCGGCTTCGACATCGCCCTGCTGCCCATCGGGGCCTATGAGCCGCGCTGGTTCATGGCCGGGCAGCATGTGAACGTGGAGGAGGCGGTGAAGATCCACCTCGACCTCGGTGCCAAGCGCTCGCTCGGCGTGCATTGGGGCACCTTCGCGCTCACCGACGAGCCGCTCGACGAACCCCCACGCGTGCTGAAGGACGTGCGCACGGCGCGTGGTCTCGCTCACGACGCCTTCCACACCATCGCGATCGGCGAAACGCTGCGGCTCGCGCCACGGCGTTGA